The following proteins come from a genomic window of Peptoniphilus equinus:
- the rplK gene encoding 50S ribosomal protein L11 — protein sequence MAKKVIALVKLQIPAGKATPAPPVGTALGPHGVNIMQFTKEFNAKTQDQAGLIIPVVLTVYQDRSFTFITKTPPAAVLIKKAINLKSGSGEPNKNKVGKITQAQVREIAELKLPDLNAANVESAMRMIAGTARSMGVEVID from the coding sequence ATGGCAAAAAAAGTAATCGCACTTGTAAAATTACAAATTCCTGCCGGTAAGGCAACGCCGGCTCCACCGGTAGGTACCGCACTCGGACCTCACGGTGTTAACATTATGCAGTTCACGAAGGAATTCAATGCTAAGACCCAAGATCAAGCCGGTCTTATCATTCCTGTCGTACTGACTGTATACCAAGATCGCTCTTTCACCTTCATCACCAAAACACCACCGGCAGCCGTACTCATTAAAAAAGCTATTAATCTTAAGTCCGGCAGTGGTGAACCGAACAAAAACAAAGTGGGCAAGATTACTCAAGCGCAAGTTCGTGAAATCGCAGAACTCAAGCTTCCTGATCTCAACGCAGCCAACGTAGAATCGGCAATGCGTATGATCGCAGGAACTGCTCGCAGTATGGGTGTTGAAGTTATAGACTAG
- the nusG gene encoding transcription termination/antitermination protein NusG, protein MKEDVKETGEAYHREDEAKWYVIHTYSGHENKVKVNMEAMVQNRNMQDYIFDIQVPLEEYVEDKDGKRKIKERKMFPSYVLVKMIMNDESWYLVRNTQGVTGFVGPGSKPVPLLDEEVRLLGVTDDKELFGSFELGEEVRVINGPFNDFVGKIDSFNYDKGKVKVSISMFGRDTLVELDFNQIIKK, encoded by the coding sequence CTGAAAGAGGACGTCAAAGAAACCGGAGAAGCTTATCATCGTGAAGATGAGGCTAAGTGGTATGTCATTCACACCTATTCCGGACACGAAAACAAAGTTAAGGTTAACATGGAAGCTATGGTCCAAAATAGAAATATGCAGGACTATATCTTCGACATCCAGGTACCTCTGGAAGAGTACGTGGAAGACAAGGACGGCAAGCGTAAGATCAAAGAGCGCAAGATGTTTCCATCTTACGTGCTGGTGAAAATGATCATGAACGACGAGTCCTGGTACTTGGTGCGCAATACCCAAGGCGTCACCGGGTTCGTTGGGCCGGGATCGAAACCCGTACCCCTTCTGGATGAAGAAGTTCGCCTCTTAGGCGTCACTGACGACAAAGAGCTTTTCGGCAGCTTTGAACTGGGCGAAGAAGTCCGCGTCATTAACGGACCGTTTAACGATTTTGTTGGCAAGATCGACTCCTTTAATTATGACAAAGGCAAAGTGAAAGTTTCTATCTCCATGTTTGGTCGAGATACTCTGGTCGAATTGGATTTCAATCAAATTATTAAGAAGTAA
- the rplA gene encoding 50S ribosomal protein L1: MPKRGKKYLESAKLVDKSTLYDVKEAMELVTKTSVTKFDSTVELAVRLGVDPRHADQQVRGTTVLPHGTGKSVRVLVLAKGDKIKEAEAAGADYAGGEEYVEKIQNENWFDFDVLIATPDMMGVVGKIGRVLGPKGLMPNPKSGTVTFEVGKAVEETKAGKVEYRVDKAAIINVPIGKVSFGPEKLEENFRSLMNAIIKAKPAAAKGRYLKSVTVATTMGPGVRVNGSKIVD; this comes from the coding sequence ATGCCAAAACGAGGAAAAAAATATTTAGAAAGTGCTAAACTGGTAGATAAAAGCACACTTTATGATGTAAAAGAAGCCATGGAGCTTGTTACCAAGACATCTGTCACCAAATTTGATTCGACGGTTGAGCTCGCAGTACGCCTTGGCGTTGACCCACGTCATGCCGATCAACAAGTTCGCGGAACCACCGTACTTCCACACGGAACCGGTAAATCCGTTCGCGTGCTCGTCCTTGCTAAAGGGGACAAGATCAAAGAAGCTGAAGCAGCCGGTGCAGACTATGCCGGTGGCGAAGAATACGTTGAAAAGATCCAAAACGAAAACTGGTTTGACTTTGACGTACTCATCGCAACACCTGACATGATGGGTGTGGTCGGTAAAATCGGTCGTGTGCTCGGACCTAAAGGCCTCATGCCAAACCCTAAATCCGGTACCGTTACTTTTGAAGTCGGCAAAGCTGTTGAAGAAACCAAAGCCGGTAAAGTCGAATACCGCGTTGATAAAGCAGCCATTATCAACGTACCGATCGGCAAAGTCTCCTTCGGGCCAGAAAAGCTTGAAGAAAACTTCAGAAGTCTGATGAACGCCATTATCAAAGCAAAACCGGCAGCTGCAAAAGGTCGTTACCTGAAATCAGTTACCGTGGCCACCACCATGGGTCCCGGAGTACGTGTGAACGGCTCTAAAATTGTAGATTAA